A part of Arthrobacter dokdonellae genomic DNA contains:
- a CDS encoding DUF948 domain-containing protein: MTGGDIAGLIAAGVFAILVALLAVPIFKLGKVLDEVRTTIKQIGDGTTPLIDEVTSTVATTNTQLAKVDGISTNISDATANISALSSLFAATLGQPLIKVAAFSYGVRQALASRKKPVRARRSR, encoded by the coding sequence ATGACTGGTGGAGACATTGCGGGACTGATTGCAGCAGGCGTATTTGCCATTCTGGTTGCCTTGCTGGCCGTGCCGATCTTCAAGCTTGGCAAGGTCCTGGATGAAGTCCGGACCACCATCAAGCAGATCGGCGACGGGACGACGCCCCTCATCGACGAGGTCACCAGCACGGTGGCGACCACCAACACGCAGCTGGCCAAGGTGGACGGGATCTCCACCAACATCTCCGACGCCACCGCGAACATCTCCGCGCTGTCGTCGCTGTTCGCCGCCACGCTGGGCCAGCCCCTGATCAAGGTGGCGGCGTTCTCCTACGGTGTGCGCCAGGCGTTGGCCAGCCGGAAGAAGCCCGTCCGCGCCCGCCGGAGCCGCTAG
- the rpsD gene encoding 30S ribosomal protein S4 gives MANSTRARRQARLSRSLGIALTPKAAKYLERRPYGPGEHGRARKKQDSDYAVRLREKQRLRAQYGIREAQMTRAFEEAKHTKGMTGENLVEILETRLDALVLRAGFARTTAQARQLVVHRHIMVDGARVDRPSFRVAEGQLIHVHPRSQTMAPLQLAAAGAHRDVLPNVPAYLDVKLESLQARLVRRPKRVEVPVTCEEQLVVEFYSR, from the coding sequence GTGGCTAACAGCACACGTGCCCGCCGGCAGGCCCGCCTTTCGCGGTCCCTCGGCATTGCTCTGACCCCCAAGGCAGCCAAGTACCTCGAGCGCCGCCCGTACGGCCCCGGTGAGCATGGACGCGCCCGCAAGAAGCAGGACAGCGACTACGCCGTCCGCCTCCGCGAAAAGCAGCGTCTGCGCGCCCAGTACGGCATCCGCGAAGCACAGATGACCCGTGCCTTCGAAGAAGCCAAGCACACCAAGGGCATGACCGGTGAAAACCTGGTCGAGATCCTGGAAACCCGTTTGGATGCCCTGGTCCTGCGTGCCGGCTTTGCCCGCACCACCGCCCAGGCCCGCCAGCTGGTTGTGCACCGCCACATCATGGTCGACGGCGCCCGCGTGGACCGCCCGTCGTTCCGCGTTGCCGAGGGTCAGCTGATCCACGTGCACCCGCGCAGCCAGACCATGGCCCCGCTGCAGCTTGCTGCGGCCGGCGCACACCGCGACGTGCTCCCCAACGTCCCGGCCTACCTGGACGTAAAGCTGGAGAGCCTTCAGGCCCGCCTGGTTCGCAGGCCGAAGCGCGTCGAAGTTCCCGTAACCTGTGAAGAGCAGCTGGTCGTCGAATTCTACTCACGCTAA
- a CDS encoding replication-associated recombination protein A yields the protein MTDLFDSAFGDDAGDDSGTPTFGGTPDSGSRPRSPLAVRMRPRTLDEVVGQQHLLGAGSPLQLLAGGGTAGGPAGPASVMLWGPPGTGKTTLAHVIARGPGRKFVELSAITAGVKDVRRVMDQALTDRDLHGRTTVLFLDEIHRFNKAQQDALLPGVENRWVVLIAATTENPSFSVVSPLLSRSILLTLKPLTNGDIQGLVERAVTDPRGLDGLVKLTGDALDHLVRLASGDARRALTTLEAAAGVALSEASGPHDAGTPVMVDLDIAERAIDAAAVRYDRAGDQHYDIISAFIKSVRGSDVDAALHYLARMLEAGEDPRFIGRRIMISAAEDVGMADPTALQTAVAAAQAVALIGMPEARIILAEAVVHVATAPKSNAAYMGINAAIADVRAGRGTMVPAPLRDAHYAGSAGLGHGKGYIYSHDSPHSIAAQQYPPDDLVGRNYYQPNGNGLERDLSVRVERLRAIIRGTGPAAGK from the coding sequence GTGACTGACCTCTTTGACAGTGCGTTCGGGGACGACGCCGGGGACGACTCCGGCACCCCCACCTTTGGCGGCACGCCGGACAGCGGGTCCCGCCCCCGCAGTCCGCTGGCCGTCCGCATGCGCCCGCGCACCCTGGACGAGGTGGTGGGACAGCAGCACCTGCTGGGCGCCGGCTCGCCGCTGCAGCTGCTGGCTGGCGGCGGCACGGCAGGCGGCCCGGCCGGCCCGGCTTCCGTCATGCTCTGGGGCCCGCCCGGAACCGGCAAGACCACCCTGGCCCACGTCATCGCCCGCGGCCCGGGCAGGAAATTCGTGGAGCTTTCCGCCATCACCGCCGGCGTCAAGGACGTGCGCCGCGTCATGGACCAGGCACTCACGGACCGCGACCTCCACGGACGCACCACGGTCCTGTTCCTGGATGAGATCCACCGCTTTAACAAGGCGCAGCAGGACGCCCTGCTGCCCGGCGTGGAAAACCGGTGGGTGGTGCTCATTGCGGCCACCACGGAAAACCCGTCGTTCTCGGTGGTCTCGCCGCTGCTGTCCCGTTCCATCCTGCTCACGCTCAAGCCCCTGACCAACGGCGACATCCAGGGCCTGGTGGAGCGCGCCGTCACCGATCCGCGCGGGCTGGACGGGCTGGTCAAGCTGACGGGGGACGCGCTGGACCACCTGGTCCGGCTGGCCAGCGGGGATGCGCGCCGGGCACTGACCACACTGGAGGCGGCGGCCGGGGTGGCACTCTCCGAGGCGTCGGGCCCGCACGACGCCGGCACCCCGGTGATGGTCGACCTCGACATTGCCGAGCGGGCCATCGACGCCGCGGCGGTGCGCTACGACCGGGCGGGGGACCAGCACTACGACATCATCAGCGCCTTCATCAAGTCCGTGCGCGGGTCCGACGTCGACGCTGCCCTGCACTACCTGGCGCGGATGCTGGAGGCGGGGGAGGACCCCCGCTTCATCGGGCGCCGCATCATGATTTCCGCGGCCGAGGACGTGGGCATGGCGGACCCCACCGCGCTGCAAACCGCCGTCGCCGCCGCCCAGGCCGTGGCGCTGATCGGCATGCCGGAGGCGCGGATCATTCTGGCCGAGGCTGTGGTGCATGTGGCCACGGCGCCCAAGTCCAACGCCGCGTACATGGGCATCAACGCGGCGATCGCGGACGTCCGGGCCGGGCGCGGCACCATGGTCCCGGCGCCGTTGCGCGACGCCCATTATGCCGGCTCCGCCGGACTGGGCCATGGCAAGGGCTACATCTATTCCCACGATTCCCCGCACTCCATCGCCGCCCAGCAGTACCCGCCGGACGACCTGGTGGGGAGAAACTACTACCAGCCCAACGGCAACGGCCTGGAGCGGGACCTTTCGGTCCGGGTGGAACGCCTGAGGGCGATCATCCGCGGGACTGGACCCGCCGCCGGCAAGTAA
- a CDS encoding acVLRF1 family peptidyl-tRNA hydrolase, whose protein sequence is MAGVREPSRTAFVPAARLAGWVERFAAAHGGQTGLSDTDRGLELRMDDGAVALLSPPWSDDGRPGRGQGPLERLASLASQERSMGLLLVRRGGYAVGLAVGGTLLAHKCGTKYVQSRTAAGGQSQHRFARRRGNQADALVGKAAVEAARIFSGQGLGGQAFEYLATGGDRSLVEAVLAESALKPYAARPRLAPLAVADPNAAVLQRAAADFCSVRIQVTDPA, encoded by the coding sequence GTGGCAGGCGTGAGAGAGCCGAGCCGCACCGCCTTTGTCCCCGCAGCCCGCCTGGCCGGCTGGGTGGAGCGGTTCGCCGCCGCCCACGGGGGACAGACCGGCCTGTCAGACACGGACCGCGGCCTCGAACTGCGAATGGACGACGGCGCCGTGGCCCTCCTCTCCCCTCCCTGGAGCGACGACGGACGGCCCGGGCGCGGCCAGGGCCCCCTCGAGCGGCTGGCATCCCTCGCCTCACAGGAGCGGTCCATGGGTCTGCTCCTCGTCCGCCGCGGAGGGTATGCCGTGGGCCTTGCGGTGGGAGGGACGCTGCTGGCGCACAAGTGCGGGACCAAATATGTGCAGTCGCGCACGGCAGCCGGAGGGCAGTCGCAGCACCGTTTCGCGCGCCGCCGCGGCAACCAGGCCGATGCCCTGGTGGGGAAGGCCGCTGTGGAGGCCGCACGGATCTTCAGCGGGCAGGGCTTGGGAGGACAGGCATTTGAGTACCTCGCCACGGGCGGCGACAGGTCCTTGGTGGAGGCCGTGCTGGCTGAATCCGCGCTGAAGCCCTACGCGGCGCGGCCGCGGCTGGCCCCGCTGGCGGTGGCCGATCCCAACGCGGCCGTGCTGCAGCGGGCGGCGGCGGACTTCTGCTCCGTCCGCATCCAGGTCACCGACCCCGCCTGA
- a CDS encoding GNAT family N-acetyltransferase, with product MTHAAQPPVGLDELESLMHRAWLAPERESLDGWVMRSAGSVTQRANSVWPSSAPPDLDAALGAAAAWYASRRQPVTFQLTDRPENAALDGLLDRQGYSRQSETVIMTAVGPGPVQRAAGHGTVPTAAGPGTVPTAAGPGTVPTAAGPGTGAGRGAKIRLSGHPSEEWLDLWWRVDGRGGAAERDIARSILLGTPSVYASAVDGAGAVLGTGRLSVLDCWGGVYCMAVHPEFRRQGLATAVLGSLMEAGRRAGASRFWLMVAEANVGARGLYERAGFAEWGRYHYRQAPLRRASSAGGPRRRGSGMAPKPATMRAGLDRDPLPRRKR from the coding sequence ATGACCCACGCCGCCCAGCCGCCAGTTGGACTGGACGAACTCGAATCATTGATGCACCGGGCCTGGCTGGCGCCCGAGCGGGAGAGTCTCGACGGCTGGGTCATGCGGTCCGCCGGGTCGGTCACCCAGCGGGCCAACTCGGTATGGCCCTCCAGCGCGCCGCCGGATCTGGACGCCGCGCTCGGGGCCGCCGCCGCCTGGTACGCCTCCCGCCGCCAGCCGGTGACCTTCCAGCTGACGGACCGGCCGGAAAACGCCGCCCTGGACGGGCTGCTTGATCGGCAGGGCTATTCCCGCCAGTCGGAGACCGTGATCATGACCGCTGTCGGCCCTGGCCCGGTGCAGCGCGCCGCAGGCCACGGCACGGTGCCGACCGCTGCCGGCCCCGGCACGGTGCCGACCGCTGCCGGCCCCGGCACGGTGCCGACCGCTGCCGGCCCCGGCACGGGAGCGGGGCGCGGCGCGAAAATCCGCCTGTCGGGCCACCCGTCGGAGGAGTGGCTGGACCTGTGGTGGCGGGTGGACGGCAGGGGAGGCGCGGCGGAACGCGACATTGCCCGGTCCATCCTTCTGGGCACGCCGTCCGTGTACGCCTCGGCCGTGGATGGCGCGGGTGCCGTCCTTGGCACCGGGAGGCTGAGCGTGCTGGATTGCTGGGGCGGCGTGTATTGCATGGCCGTTCACCCGGAATTCCGGCGGCAGGGCTTGGCCACCGCCGTGCTTGGCTCGCTCATGGAGGCCGGGCGGCGAGCAGGCGCGTCACGTTTCTGGCTCATGGTGGCCGAGGCCAACGTCGGTGCCCGTGGGCTGTATGAAAGGGCGGGTTTCGCCGAGTGGGGACGTTACCATTACCGCCAGGCCCCACTCCGGAGGGCATCCAGCGCCGGTGGTCCCCGGCGTCGAGGTAGCGGCATGGCGCCGAAACCTGCCACAATGAGGGCCGGTCTCGATCGGGACCCGCTACCTCGGCGAAAACGGTGA